The Gambusia affinis linkage group LG09, SWU_Gaff_1.0, whole genome shotgun sequence DNA window AGACGTTGagtaataatataaatatacgAGCTTTGATATACGCCAATATTAAATTAGCTAATAACGTTGTGGAtacaaaatttgaatttatgatTAATAACCTGATCCTTATTGCCAAATATTACAAGAGCAAGTtacacaaatgtaatttttaaaaattgcttccGGACGTATATATTTTCCCTAAAAAGTATGCTTTTCCTCAGCTCTTTGAAAAAGCTTGGACAAAGAATGCTGCTTTTCTCTATAATTGTATATACCATTCAATTTTTGACAAGCCTATTATTTTACACATATGTATCTTATGTATAAAATATACCACATATCTTATACATATCTATtattgtttcatgtttattcttatttgtttatttatttattcattcatttatttaaatttttattgtgTACTATGCTGGGACAAACACATTTTTCGCCCCTTAGGGGATCAATAATGTACTATTATCTTATTATCTTACGTGCTCAGATTGtaaatttgtttcatgttttttttcaaatgctatTATTCACTTATTGTGTTATATGGCTTTTGCACTACcttcccctctctctttttccaatttttatGACTGCTGCTAGTCGCtcaaaatatttgtataattCTGTATTGTTGTAAGATTTGTCTATTTGCAATAaagttaattgaaaaaaaaaccgtTTCAAACGGAAATTAGCAATAGCAAGTAGCTCTATTTCGAGaaagctgttaaaatataattctATATGATTCCACAGAACATGAAGCAGCGTTCATAGATGCACATATAGTACTCCTGTTCAGCTTAACTGGGACTGACACTAGTTGCCACAAATCACAAACAACCAGAAATCAAATCTTGGGCCATTCAGTTTCAGCTAGGAGAGCTAACTGATCATTGAAACCATAGAAACGCCTTCTTAGTCACGTGCCTGAGATCGACCAATAGGAAGGACGCGTCGTATTTAAAATGAAGCGGCGGCTGTTGGAAGCTACACTACAGTTTTGTACCACAACAAGCTGACAACGAGGAGAGGATTAACGACAAagaaggaaacacaaacagcgTCTCTTGAAACTCGGTGTCAAAAAGGTGGGTGATAACGTTTCGTTGTGCTTATTACTTTCGGCATTGTGTTCTTTTGAATTGCTTCAAGCTTGTAACCTGTCCATTTAGTTATCAGTAACGTGAGCTAACGGAGGCTATCGGTCATCTTGGTGTTGGTCAGCGGTTAAATCAACGGACActttaactgaaatatttaaactgaaactaCTCTAAGTGTGATGCACCTAATCGATGTAAACGTCTATTTGGGTAAACAATGCGGCGCTTATCAGTTCTTGCACTTTCAGTAGGTAATTCTATATTCAGATGTATCATGGTGACTTGTAACTCATTTACTTTattagaaaactttaaatattgcataactactcttaaaaaaaaaaaaaaaactgaagaagctGACGGAGTGCTGTATTCAAGCATACTAATGGAAAATTCAGTGGGAggaaaacatgtggaaaaactaCAGTGCCAAAAGTACCAATACCTGGTGGAAGGATCTAAGTAACACTTTTTGACTGGCCAGAAACTTTATGTATAATCAGTCTTAATGGCTACTATTCTGCGACTTTTGGAAACATCCCTTTTTAAACACACCTAATGACTCTCTGTTTACAAGGGTATTGCAGTGCTGAGTGACTGCTGTTGAGGgaatttgattcaggtgtgttgtaGAGATGACTCTACAAGTAAAAGGATAAAAGACATTAAATGGTTGTTTCGATTTGTAACTGGTAAGAATACGTTTCCACCAAATGGTAACACTATTATCATATTAAACTTCATGGCTTCAAGTGCTGGAATGTTTAGTTGCTTGTGAACCATAATAGATGAAACTTcaatcaacttttttatttttttttttaaggcactCCTCAAAAGATAAAATTGATTGGTGTCTATAATTTTGTTAAAGTAATTtgaatgttgctgaaatgtgctatacaaataaacttgactatCTGGACTAATacttccagtttgttttgtggaATTAAACGATTAAATGTTTGGCCGCAGTATGTTTTCATTAAGGTAATAAATGTTTCTAAGATCcctattgcaattttttttttcttaaatacacaTTACTATTTGGGCTGGAAGTAGCTGCCTTTTTCTGTGACTTTGAGCTCAGCTTTAGACCTGCTGCATTTACTGGGAGCTGTTCTTGCAGGAGGAGTGTGTTGGCTGTCTGACAGTCCTTGAcctttttaatcttaaaaataatcttctagggtgttttctgcagaaactaAAATGTATGTATTCTTGCACTGTTTCCAGATACAATGGAGAGCATAATCTTTGCAGAGCAGGAAAATGCACAACTTCTTGGATCTTCACAGAATTTGCGCCGGCGACTTAAATCTGTTCCAGgtattcaatttttttatttattttttttctccatcctTCAACCTTTGTATTGCAAgaatacatacatttttgtttccataacCAGAAAAACTAAAGTCTCCCATGTTGGCTAAAACGATGACCACACCGCTCCCATCTGGCCGCAAGGCTTTCGGTGTGGTGGGCAACAGGATTTCAACACCAGTTGTCAAAACACAGGAGAAGAAACTCCTAAAACCACAGGTTGGAGGTCTAAcgtcagtttttcttttctttaattcagtgttcaaaagcttgtttttgttcacaCTAGGAAACAAAAGCGACTCTGGCTCCTCAGACCAAAGCAGAGGAATATCCAGAAGTTGAGCAGTTTATCCCTTATGACCCGTTAGGTAAATCAATCAATACCTCAACTTAACAGTGCCAAATAATTAggattttctttaacttttcagtttttttttttgttttttttaaggcttGCAGGCAAATGCTTCTAGTTGTCATGATTTTATCTGAAGAGCTTGACAGCAATGTTTTCTtgaattggtttatttcagagTTTCAGAGGTACAGTGTACCTGAAGATCTGATTCCTCTTAGCTGCATGGCTCTGTCTGGGTTGGCTTGCTTTCCACATGGACGTCCTGATCTGGATGACGAAAAGATGGAAGACCTCCCATTCCTTTCCCTTGTGGAAATGCCAGAGTGTCCAGGTATGAACTCGGTGGTGGTAGATTTCTGAAGTGTATCACTATTGAGATATTTCAAATCTGTGGTCAAAATGTCTGAGTCAAATTTACATTTCAGATGCTTTAGAGACATTGACTGTCTGAAAACTCCGCTGTAATTAAAACTCTTTACTCTTCCTAGCACAGATGGTTTAATCTTGCATTACTGTTGTCAGTTTGATATTGAAATCTCTTAAGCCAGTTTTGTCACAGCACCGTAAAACAAGGTATTGCaaacaaaatttacaaagtGTGAAATGGTATaacatttcacataaaaatgttcagtaaaactgttttaaaatggctAATGGTGTTTTCCAAACATCTGTTTTTAgctccaattttatttttcattgacaCTGAATCTAAAATGCTTTTATACACCATCCtccaataaacctttttttttctttttaagcctTTATTGAAGACTTGTTGTGGTAACACAGGTGGTCATTGGTACAGTATGTGGTGTAAATATAGAAAGTCACTTGACACAAGTACTTGACCATCAGGCTAGATGAAAG harbors:
- the pttg1 gene encoding securin → MESIIFAEQENAQLLGSSQNLRRRLKSVPEKLKSPMLAKTMTTPLPSGRKAFGVVGNRISTPVVKTQEKKLLKPQETKATLAPQTKAEEYPEVEQFIPYDPLEFQRYSVPEDLIPLSCMALSGLACFPHGRPDLDDEKMEDLPFLSLVEMPECPAAYTELTAFLQTIDELTELPSEPEF